The genomic DNA GCCACGTAGAGAAGCAACGCGACGAAGAAAATCATCGCGGCCCATGCCCAGTGCGGCACGGCATGCGGCGTGTGATCGTGATGCGCGCGCGCGGCGAAGGTCGAATGCATTGCGCGGCCGGTCAGCGCGCTGCCATGGTCGTGCCGCGCCCGGCGCGCGACGCCGGCAAGACTGATCGGCCGCAGAAACACATGCTGGCGCCGCGGCTGCGTGCCGCGCGACTGGTTCGGCCCCTGCCCGTGCTTGGCCTGTACGACCGCGCAGAATTCCGTGAAGAAATCGTCGGCGAGTTCGTGCAACGCGTTTTCGATCTGGCGCGCCGGCAATTCGGCAAGCGGCCCCGTCGACGTCGCCCAGACCGAGTAGTCAATGCGCGTGCTCGGCTCCTTGTCGGATGCGCCGTCGTCCGAGCGCAGCGCGACGTCGATCTGGCCACGCAGCGAACCCACCCCGCCCGCGCGCGCCTTGAAGTTCAGCGTGCGGTGCGGCTTGTCGGCTGCCGTGCCGTTGTCGCTCGCAACGTGAGCGCGCACTTCGTAGTGCGCACGTAATGGCCCAAGCGGCACGGTCAGCGTCAGCGCGTATTCGCCGCCCGCGAGACGCGTGAACGACTCGCAGTTGTCGAGACTCGCGCGCAGCAACGCGAGATCCTGCATCGCGTCCCAGACTTCAGACTGTGCAAGCGGAATTCTTAGCGCGTTCGTTAGTTCCATGGCCGCCTCCCGATAAGCTCGTCACCGCGGGATCAGGATGTCTGATCGATGCGGTCGACGCGCGACGCGTAAAACGCCAGATAGCCTTTGATATCTTCGGCTCCGTTGATCGGGGCCTCGTAACTCCATGCGGCGTTTTCCACGATTCCGTCCTCAGTGCGCAAATGAAAATACGATGCGTCACCTTTGTGCGGACATCGGGACGTGTGATTCGAACGTTCGAGGCGCGCCATGTTGACGTCGGCGCGCGGGAAGTAGAAGGTGTCCGGCGCGCCGGATTCGGCGACCGTCAGTGCAGCCTGGGTATCGGCGAAGGTGACGCCTTGATGGATCACCCGAACCCGGTGCGGATTGCGCGAGATGTTGACCAGCGGCCCGCACGACGCGGCACCATGCGGAGCCGGCTCGCCGGCCGCGCCATTGCGCGCGCCGCCGCGCTGCTGCGTGGCGTCGCGGCCCTGGCCGCCGTTGGTCGGAACACCGCTCATGTCACCCGCTCCGGATTGAATCTGATCTCGCTTGCCGCTGCGGCTGCTCTCACTGCTGCGGCGTAATAAGGCAACGCCCAGTGCAGTTGCAGCAAGTCGCGGACCTTTCACGCAACACACGTCTGCAAAGCAAAAAGCCACGGACCGCAGGCCCGTGGCTCAATTATCGATCAAACCGTCGCCGGTTGCGCGCGTTCCCGCACACTAGCAACAATTCGCTTCAGTTCGCTTGCATCGGTGCTTGCATCCTGTTTTCAACCGTCGACTGGCGCCTGACAGCCACGCAGGCGCCGCGCGCTTTGCTTACTGGCTTCGCCAGTAGAAAGCCGCCTTGGCGGTGCCCTTCGCCGGCACGGTGACGGTCTTCGTCTGCGCGTCGTCTTTATACGACGCCTGCACTGTGTAACGCCCCGGGCGCAATTTGACGAGCATATATGGGCCGCGCGACGTCGTATCGAGCACGTCGCCGCTATGCGCGTCGGAGATCTTCACGCGGACGTCGGCCAGATAGTCGGAACCCGGGCCGGTAAAGCGCAGCGATAGTGGCCAGCTATGCTCTGCCGAGCGCAGCGCGTGCGATTCGTCGAGGCCGACGCCGCCCGAGGTGAACGACACGTCGCCTTGCTGCTGGATCTGCGGCAGCCCGCCGCCGTTGACGTTGCCGGCGCTCGTGTTGTCCGTCGTGGTGCCGCCAGTGACACCGCTTGCATTCTGCGCAAATGCGCTCGAGACCAACCCTGCAGACAATGCCGTCGCGGCAACCACGGACGCGACTGCGGCCATGCGACGATGAAAATGGCGCGGAGAATGCTTCATTGGTCAGCTCCTTTTTCGGGCTTCCCCGAACAGTGGAAATCTAACCAGAGCAGCAAATGGCATACCCGCTTGCCGCTCCTTTTTACCGATCGGCGGGCCGCCGGACACGCGCTGGACCTGCGTGCCCGACAGCGGCGCACCCCCGCCGATCCGCTCGCCCGATCAGCCGAGATCGACCGGCACGAAGATTTGCGCGTTGTCGCGCTGGATCAGCAGCGCCAGGCTGTTACCGGCTTGCGACACCGCCTGCTTCAGCTGGTCGACGTTCGACACCGGACGGCCGTTCACCGCGAGGATCACGTCGCCGGGCTGGATGCCGGCGCTGGCCGCCGCGCCACCCGCCTGCTGCACGAGCAAGCCATGCGTAATCGACTCACCGCTCTTCTCCTGCGGCGTGAGCGGACGCACTGCGACGCCGAGACGCCCTTGCACCTGCGACGACGACTCATCGTTCGACGCGACCTTCGTATCCGACAGCGAGCCGATCGTCACCTTGATGTCCTTCGACGCCTTGTCGCGCCACACCGTCACGTCCGCGCTCGTGCCGGGCTTCAGGTTCGCGATCTGCGCCGGCAGATCCGACGAGTCGGTAACCGGTGAGCCGTTGACCGCGGTAATCACGTCGCCGGGCTGCAGACCGGCCTTCGCCGCCGGGCCGTCCTTGTCGACCGAGCTGACGAGCGCGCCTTGCGGTTGCTTCATTCCGAACGAATCGGCGAGCGTCTGATTCATGCCCTGCACCGCGACACCGAGTCGACCACGGCTCACATGGCCGGTCTTCACGAGATCGTCCTTGACCTTCATCGCCTCGTTGATCGGGATTGCGAACGAAAGACCCTGGAAGCCGCCCGTCTGCGAGTAGATCATCGAGTTGATGCCGATCACTTCGCCTTGCAGATTGAAAAGCGGGCCGCCCGAGTTACCCGGGTTCACCGGCACATCGGTCTGGATAAACGGCGTGTAGTTCTCGTTCGGCAGCGAGCGCGATTTTGCGCTGATGATGCCCGACGTCACCGTGTTCTCGAAGCCGTACGGCGAACCGATCGCGACGACCCACTGGCCGACCTTGCTTGCGCGCGGGTCGCCGATCTTGACGGTCGGCAGATCCTTCGCATCGATCTTCAGCACCGCGACGTCCGACTGCTTGTCCGCGCCGACGACCTTCGCGTGATATTCGCGCTTGTCGGTCAGCTTCACGGTCACCACGTTCGCGCCATCGACCACGTGCGCGTTGGTCAGGATGTAGCCGTCGCTGCTGATGATGAAACCCGAACCGAGGCTCGAGCTCGGCGTATCGGGCGAGTCGCCGCCGTCGTCGCCGCCGGGGCCTTGCATGCCCGGCACATTGCCGAAGAAGTGCTTGTAGAACTGGTAGAACGGATCGCTCGGATCGATCGGCAGCTGGTTACCACCGCCGCTGCCGCCACCACGCAATGCGGTACGCTTCACGACATGCTTCGCGCTGATATTGACCACCGCGGGCCCGTACGTTTCGACGAGGCCGGAGAAATCGGGAATACCGGTTTTGGCGGCCGCTTCGGCCGGCATCATCGCGGCGGCCTGGGCCGGCTGAATGACCTGAGGCGCCTGCATATTGTGGCGCCCGGCCACATAGCCCGCGGACAGCGCAACCGCGACAGCCACGGCAACCGCACTGCGGGAAAGCATTTTGACGTTCATCGTTCTTACTCCAGACAGGGAGAATGATTTCTCGATGTGTCGCAGAGTAAGCGGTGTCTCTTAAAACAATCTTAAACAGACTGTTTCGGAAAATCGCCGTAAAACAAGGCGCTTTTAAAACGTCACCGTGACGAGCAGCCCGCCCGCTTTCGAGTCGCCGAGTGTGACGACTGCGTGATGCTGAAGCGCGATGCGCCGCACGATCGCAAGACCGAGACCGCTGCCTGCGATGTCGGTGCGCACGCGATTCGCGCCTTCTCCCACGCGATAAAAACGATCGAATACGCGCGTGCGTTCTTCAAGCGGAATGCCCGGTCCGCTATCCCCGATCTTGACGACCGGATGTCCGTCTTTCATGAATACGCAAACATCGACGCGTCCGCCGCTCGGCGTGTATTTCGTTGCGTTGTCGATCAGGTTGTTGAAGAGCACGCGCAGCGCTTCAGGGTCGCCGCGCACATGCGCGGTTTCGTTGCGCTCGATGCCGAGATCGACGCCGCGCTTGCCGGCAAGCGGCGTGTAAGCCATCACGCAATCGTGCAATAGCGCATCGAGATCGACCGGCTTCGCCGCTTCGCGGCCATCCGGTTCCGCGCGCGCGAGTGCGAGCAGCTGTTCGGCAAGGCGCGTCGCGCGCGTGACGCCCGCCTGCAGATCGACGAGCGCTTCGCTGCGCTCGGCATCGTCGTGGGCGCGCGCGACGAGTTGCGCCTGGATCTGCACGGCCGCAAGCGGCGTGCGCAATTCGTGCGCGGCATCGGCGACGAACGCCTTTTGTGTATCGAGCGCGGCGGCAAGCCGTTCGAGCAGCCCGTTCAAAGCGCGCACGAGCGGCCGCACTTCGAGCGGCAGACGCGCATCGGGTAATGGATCGAGCGCTTCGGGGTGACGGGTATCGAGCGCGCCCGTCACGCGGCGCAACGGCGCGAGCCCACGGCCGACCACGGCCCACACGGCAACACCGAGCAGCGGCAGCAGCACGATCAGCGGCCATAGCGTGCGCAGCGCGACGTTGGCCGCGAGCCGGTTGCGCACCGACAGCGGCTGCGCCAGCTGCACCACGTTGTCGCCGACAATCGCGCCGTACACACGCCAGTCGCCGCGCTCGGTGCGCTCGGTCGAGAAGCCGAGTTCGGCGCGCGGCGCGAGCGGCGCGCGCGGATGCGAGTAATACATCAGCACGCCATTGCGATTCCAGATTTGCAGCACGATGCCTTCGTCGCCGGTATCGCGCGAACTCAGAATCTGCGAGAACGGTTCGGCGGGCAGCGCCGCCGCGATCTCCTGCAATTGATAGTCGAACAGTTCGTTCGCTTCGGCGAGTGCCTGACGGTAAATGAGCCAGCCCGCGATGCCGACGCCGAGCAGCACGATTGCAAGCAGCCAGAACAACAATTGACGGCGAATCGAACGCATCGTGTCAGGCTTCCTTCGCGATCATGTAGCCCAGGCCGCGTACGTTGCGAATCAGGTCCGCGCCGAGCTTCTTGCGCAGCGCATGGATATACACCTCGACCGTGTTGCTGCCGATTTCCTCGCCCCAGCCGTACATTTTTTCTTCGAGCTGACTTTTCGACAGCACCGCGCCCGGCCGCGCGAGCAGCGCGGCAAGCAAGGCGAATTCGCGCGCCGACAGCGCGACCGGCGCGCCATCGAGTGTGACCTGATGCGAAGCCGGGTCGAGCGTAAGCGCGCCGTGGCGGATCGTCGAATCGCTGCGGCCCGACTGGCGGCGGATCAGCGCACGCATGCGCGCGCCCAGTTCATCGAGGTCGAACGGCTTCACGAGATAGTCGTCGGCGCCCGCGTCGAGACCTTTCACGCGGTCGGCCACCGCATCGCGCGCGGTGACGATCAGCACCGGCACCGACAGGCCGCGCTTGCGCACCGTGCGCAATACGTCGAGGCCGTCGCGCTTCGGCAACCCGAGGTCGAGCAGCATGAGGTCGTACGGCTCGCCCGTCACGGCGTTGAGCGCGGCTTCGCCGTCCTGCACCCAGTCGACTGCGAAGCCTTCGCCGCGCAGCGCTTTGCGTACGCCTTCGGCAATCATCCGGTCGTCTTCGACAAGCAGTATGCGCATGGCTTTCGTAATCCGCGGTGGAGATGCTGCATTCTAGCGCCCGCTTACGAAAGCTCGCGACGAGCGGCTTTTTTGCGCAGCGACACGGCAACTCTCTACAATGAGCGCTTTTGCGCGGCACGTGCCGGTGCGATGCGCTGCGATTCGATCGGGCCGCGCGTGATCGCGACGCCATCGCGAGCGCGCTTGCAAGCAGGAATACGCAAAAAGCGGCATGCGCACGGACAAGCCGCCCGGACGTAGTTGCATTTGCGCTTCATCCGCGCACATCGCGCTTGCGCTCACGTTGCTGGCCGCACACAATCCTCGGCGTGGGCGTCGCGCGCCGCTGCAAGAACTGAATACGAAAGCTTTTCCTAAGATCGACCGTACATGACGCCCGCTTCACCTTCTGCCCTCTCCGAGCGCTCCCGTAGCTCCCGCCGCCCTGCCCGCGTTTCTTCGTACGCACGATTTTTGTCACGTAGCACAGCCGTTCTGTTCGCGTGCGCGGCACTCGTCTGCGCAGCACCCGCGGAAGCGCGCAAAAAAACCGAGCATCCGTCGGTCAACGTGACGACCGTGCTGCCGCCCGCGGTCATGGCGGGCCTGCAGCGCGCGCATGTGCCGCTTTCGTCGGTCAGCGTGGTCGTCGAAAAAGTCGGCGACCGCACGCCGATGCTCGCGCTAAACGCCGGCAAGCCGATGATGCCCGCCTCCACGATGAAGCTCGTCACGACCTACGCGGGCCTGTCGATGCTCGGCGCCGATTACCGCTGGCGCACGACCGCCTACGCGGACGGCAATATCGATCCGAACGGCGTGCTGCACGGCAATCTGTACATTCAAGGCACCGGCGACCCGAAGCTCGTGCCCGAAGAACTGATCGATCTGGTGCAGAAGATTCACGGCGCAGGCATCACCGGCATCGATGGCGCGCTCGTGCTCGACAAGCGTTTCTTCGATCCGTCGACGCGCGATCTGCCCGCCTTCGACGACGACACCGAGGCGCCGTACAACGTCGGCCCGGACCCGCTGCTTTATGCATTCAAGTCACTGTCGTTCACACTGACGCCGTCGCCGGACGGCAGCGTCGCGATCGACGTGTTGCCGGCGCTCGCGCAACTGCAGATCGACAATCACCTGCACGCAACCGGCGGCCCGTGCCGCGGCACGTTGAACGCGCTCAATCCGGTGGTGACGCCTGAAGCAAGCGGCATCGTCACTGCATCGTTCGACGGCAACTACCCGCTGCGCTGCGGCGACCGCACGATTAACGTCGCAACGCTCGATCATTCGGCGTTTTTTGCAGGCGGCTTCCTCGCGTTGTGGAAGCAGACCGGCGGCACGTTCAACGGCACGACGCGCGAAGGCGCGGTGCCGGTCGGCGCGCGGCTCGTTGCCACGCATCTGAGCCCGACGTTGTCGGATATCGTTCACGACATCAACAAGTTCAGCAATAACACGATGGCGCGCAACCTGTTCCTGACCATTGGCGGCGTCGAGAGCAAGCCGCCCGCGACGCCCGCGAAGTCGATCCGCGCCATTCAATCGTTCATGCAGGGCAGCGGGCTGCCAACCCAGTATCTGACGCTCGAGAACGGCTCGGGCTTATCGCGCAACGAGCAGGTCACGGCCCTCTCGCTTGCCGATGTGCTGCAGTCGGCCAATGCGAGCCCGGTCGCGCAGGTGTTCGTCGATTCGCTGCCGATTGTCGGCGTCGACGGCACGATGCGGCATCGGTTGACGCGTGAGCCTGTCAACGGCAATGCGCATATCAAGACCGGCACGCTGCGCGATGTGCGCGCGATTGCCGGTTACGTGGCCTCCGCCGATGGTTTCAGCTATGTCGTCGTGAGCCTGATCAACGATCCGCGTGCGGAGGCCGCGCGCGCCGCGCACGACAGCCTGCTCGAATGGGTCTATCAGGGACCGCAGGCTGCATTGACCGAATCGCTCGCCGAACCCGTTTCCGCGCCGGTCACCGAACCGCGTCGCAACAAGCTAAGGAAAAACCCGAAGCGCGGCGCGCATTGAGGAATCCTTCTAGCAATGCGTACGCGCGCGCCGCCGCGAAGCGTGTACGCTGTCGGGCAGCGCTTATCGCGGCGCCAGTCGTCACGCTTGTTGCCCCCTTGTCGTCACGCATTGCCGCGATCAAGCGCATATGAAAATCAAACTACAACGATCGCGCCAGCGGCGGCATGTGACGATGTGACGGCATGCGGTCGCGCGCGCCTCGGAGGGAGACGTCAATGCCATTCAAACCAGCACCGCGTGCGCTCGCGCATGCCTTTGCGACCGTCCTCGCGCCGCTGCAGCCGCAGCTACCCGTTTGACCGGGCAGCCTGCGCGATCCACGTGGTTGCACACAAGTATCCGCTCGACATGCCGTTCAACCGGACGAGCACGCGTTCCGGAACAGATTCCGCGATGACGCCCGCATCACGCGCGCGGCACACCGACCTTGCGGCATAGGGCGTCCATGCCCACTACATAAACGAGAAGACCGGAGACAACATGAAGCATGCATCACAGCCATCCCGCCTGCAGCGCGCCGCGCAGATCGGTATCGCAAGCGCGGCGTTTGCGGTGCTTGCCGCATGCGGCGGCGGCGACGGTGGCGGCAGCAGTACCAGCAACGCGAGCAGCGCGCCGGCGGGCGGTGTCAACCTGCAGGTCGTGTCGTTCGGCACGAGTCTGTCCGACGCAGGCACCTATTCGCCGGTCATCATGGCGAACTTCGGCGGCGGCCGATTTACGACGAACCCGGGCGAAGTCTGGACGCAGAAGGTGGCCGAGTACTACGGCGGCACCTTGACGCCTGCTTATCTCGGCGGCTTCGGTCAACCGCTCGTCGCATCGACGGGGCTCGACTATGCACAAGGCGGATCGCTCGTGATCGGTGCGAACGGCATCGGCCATGCGCCCGCGAACCTGCCGCCGTACGCGCAAGCGACGACCGTGCCGCTCGTGACGCAGGTGCAAAACTACCTGTCCGCGCATGGCAGCTTCAATCCGGGTCAACTGGTGCTCGTCGAAGGCGGCGCGAACGATGTGCTGGTCGCGGCTCAGACCGCGGAGGCGACGATTCAGGCCGCGGTCGCGCAGGGCGTCGATCCGAATACCGCGACCGTTCAGGCCGTCACCGCGCAGGCGAATACGCTGGTCGCGACCGCGCAGCAAATGGTTCAGCAGGTGATCGCGCCGATTCTCGCCGCAGGCGCGACGCACGTCGTGGTCGCGAATGTGCCCGATATCTCGATTGCGCCGCTCGGTGTCGCCTCCGGTCCGTCGGGGCAGCAACTGTTCAAGACGCTGGTCGGTGCGTTCAACCAGTCGCTTGCGGGCACACTCAGCGCGACGGGGCTCATGAGCAAGGTCATCTACCTGCAGACCGATGTGTGGATCGACTCTGTGGTCGCAAACTACCAGGCGAACGGCTTCACCGTATCCAATACGGGCACGGCGTGCAAACTCGCCGAGATGCAGGCCGCGGCGCAGCAGTTTGGCGAGTCGGACCCGAGCGCGTTCGCGTCGTCGCTGTTCTGCTCACCGCAGTTGTACACGGTGGCGGGCGCGGACCAAAGCTACATGTTCGCCGATACGATTCACCCGACCACGCATCTGCATGCGCTCTTTGCGGCAAACGCCGAGCAGGCGATTGCTGCGACGGGGCTAGGGAAGTGATGCTTCGGGGGTAGCGAGTAGCGCGCGTGTCGATGCGCGCGGTATGTCGTCCGCGCGTGTCACGTCGAATAAAAAGGCCCAGCCGGTTCATTCATCTGGCTGGGCATTTTTTTGATCGTTCCGCCTGAAGAAGTGCAGCGGCTTCGATGCTTCCGCCGCGCTGTGCGCTCGTTCTCGCCGTCGGCCGTCTACTCGGACGCTGACGCCTCGAACGCAGCAGCAGCCCGTCCAAGCCGATCGTTGACCGCGATCCACTCGATCGTATCCGGCAGCTGCTCGATCAGAATGCGCGCGACGTTCGCCCGATCGAGCGCGCGCAACAGCCCATACAGATCGCGCGCATAGGCATGCGGGTCTTCGGGCGCGGCAACGAAGTGCACGCCATCGGCATCGGCCCAACGCCCGGCGCGCGACGCCCGCGCGACCAGTGCGACGCGCTCGCCCGCGTCGCGCGCGGCCGCGAGCAGCGGCTCGAGCGCGTCGAACGGCAAGAGCGCGAGCGGCGTGCGCGGCGCGTAGTGCGCCTTCAGCGTGCCGGACGCACGCGGCGCCGTCGCATCGGAGCCGTCGGGCAGCCGCGGCAACTCGCCGAGCACCTCGGCAATGTCTTGCGGCGTCACGTGCCCAGGCCGCAGCAGCGCAGGAAAACCGCGCGACAGATCGACGATCGTCGACTCGATGCCGACCTTCGACGCTCCGCCATCGAGCACATGAATCGCCGAGCCGAATTCATCTCGCACATGCTGCGCCGTCGTCGGGCTCACATGACCAAAGCGGTTTGCCGACGGCGCCGCCACGCCGCCGTGTCCGCCGCGGCGCGCGCTGAACGCGTCGAGCAGCGCCTGCGCGACCGGATGCGACGGACAGCGCAAGCCGACCG from Paraburkholderia edwinii includes the following:
- a CDS encoding CoxG family protein; its protein translation is MELTNALRIPLAQSEVWDAMQDLALLRASLDNCESFTRLAGGEYALTLTVPLGPLRAHYEVRAHVASDNGTAADKPHRTLNFKARAGGVGSLRGQIDVALRSDDGASDKEPSTRIDYSVWATSTGPLAELPARQIENALHELADDFFTEFCAVVQAKHGQGPNQSRGTQPRRQHVFLRPISLAGVARRARHDHGSALTGRAMHSTFAARAHHDHTPHAVPHWAWAAMIFFVALLLYVARWFSGS
- the dacB gene encoding D-alanyl-D-alanine carboxypeptidase/D-alanyl-D-alanine endopeptidase, which codes for MTPASPSALSERSRSSRRPARVSSYARFLSRSTAVLFACAALVCAAPAEARKKTEHPSVNVTTVLPPAVMAGLQRAHVPLSSVSVVVEKVGDRTPMLALNAGKPMMPASTMKLVTTYAGLSMLGADYRWRTTAYADGNIDPNGVLHGNLYIQGTGDPKLVPEELIDLVQKIHGAGITGIDGALVLDKRFFDPSTRDLPAFDDDTEAPYNVGPDPLLYAFKSLSFTLTPSPDGSVAIDVLPALAQLQIDNHLHATGGPCRGTLNALNPVVTPEASGIVTASFDGNYPLRCGDRTINVATLDHSAFFAGGFLALWKQTGGTFNGTTREGAVPVGARLVATHLSPTLSDIVHDINKFSNNTMARNLFLTIGGVESKPPATPAKSIRAIQSFMQGSGLPTQYLTLENGSGLSRNEQVTALSLADVLQSANASPVAQVFVDSLPIVGVDGTMRHRLTREPVNGNAHIKTGTLRDVRAIAGYVASADGFSYVVVSLINDPRAEAARAAHDSLLEWVYQGPQAALTESLAEPVSAPVTEPRRNKLRKNPKRGAH
- a CDS encoding carboxypeptidase regulatory-like domain-containing protein produces the protein MKHSPRHFHRRMAAVASVVAATALSAGLVSSAFAQNASGVTGGTTTDNTSAGNVNGGGLPQIQQQGDVSFTSGGVGLDESHALRSAEHSWPLSLRFTGPGSDYLADVRVKISDAHSGDVLDTTSRGPYMLVKLRPGRYTVQASYKDDAQTKTVTVPAKGTAKAAFYWRSQ
- a CDS encoding response regulator, giving the protein MRILLVEDDRMIAEGVRKALRGEGFAVDWVQDGEAALNAVTGEPYDLMLLDLGLPKRDGLDVLRTVRKRGLSVPVLIVTARDAVADRVKGLDAGADDYLVKPFDLDELGARMRALIRRQSGRSDSTIRHGALTLDPASHQVTLDGAPVALSAREFALLAALLARPGAVLSKSQLEEKMYGWGEEIGSNTVEVYIHALRKKLGADLIRNVRGLGYMIAKEA
- a CDS encoding SGNH/GDSL hydrolase family protein; amino-acid sequence: MKHASQPSRLQRAAQIGIASAAFAVLAACGGGDGGGSSTSNASSAPAGGVNLQVVSFGTSLSDAGTYSPVIMANFGGGRFTTNPGEVWTQKVAEYYGGTLTPAYLGGFGQPLVASTGLDYAQGGSLVIGANGIGHAPANLPPYAQATTVPLVTQVQNYLSAHGSFNPGQLVLVEGGANDVLVAAQTAEATIQAAVAQGVDPNTATVQAVTAQANTLVATAQQMVQQVIAPILAAGATHVVVANVPDISIAPLGVASGPSGQQLFKTLVGAFNQSLAGTLSATGLMSKVIYLQTDVWIDSVVANYQANGFTVSNTGTACKLAEMQAAAQQFGESDPSAFASSLFCSPQLYTVAGADQSYMFADTIHPTTHLHALFAANAEQAIAATGLGK
- a CDS encoding ATP-binding protein; its protein translation is MRSIRRQLLFWLLAIVLLGVGIAGWLIYRQALAEANELFDYQLQEIAAALPAEPFSQILSSRDTGDEGIVLQIWNRNGVLMYYSHPRAPLAPRAELGFSTERTERGDWRVYGAIVGDNVVQLAQPLSVRNRLAANVALRTLWPLIVLLPLLGVAVWAVVGRGLAPLRRVTGALDTRHPEALDPLPDARLPLEVRPLVRALNGLLERLAAALDTQKAFVADAAHELRTPLAAVQIQAQLVARAHDDAERSEALVDLQAGVTRATRLAEQLLALARAEPDGREAAKPVDLDALLHDCVMAYTPLAGKRGVDLGIERNETAHVRGDPEALRVLFNNLIDNATKYTPSGGRVDVCVFMKDGHPVVKIGDSGPGIPLEERTRVFDRFYRVGEGANRVRTDIAGSGLGLAIVRRIALQHHAVVTLGDSKAGGLLVTVTF
- a CDS encoding DegQ family serine endoprotease: MNVKMLSRSAVAVAVAVALSAGYVAGRHNMQAPQVIQPAQAAAMMPAEAAAKTGIPDFSGLVETYGPAVVNISAKHVVKRTALRGGGSGGGNQLPIDPSDPFYQFYKHFFGNVPGMQGPGGDDGGDSPDTPSSSLGSGFIISSDGYILTNAHVVDGANVVTVKLTDKREYHAKVVGADKQSDVAVLKIDAKDLPTVKIGDPRASKVGQWVVAIGSPYGFENTVTSGIISAKSRSLPNENYTPFIQTDVPVNPGNSGGPLFNLQGEVIGINSMIYSQTGGFQGLSFAIPINEAMKVKDDLVKTGHVSRGRLGVAVQGMNQTLADSFGMKQPQGALVSSVDKDGPAAKAGLQPGDVITAVNGSPVTDSSDLPAQIANLKPGTSADVTVWRDKASKDIKVTIGSLSDTKVASNDESSSQVQGRLGVAVRPLTPQEKSGESITHGLLVQQAGGAAASAGIQPGDVILAVNGRPVSNVDQLKQAVSQAGNSLALLIQRDNAQIFVPVDLG
- a CDS encoding DUF427 domain-containing protein, whose amino-acid sequence is MSGVPTNGGQGRDATQQRGGARNGAAGEPAPHGAASCGPLVNISRNPHRVRVIHQGVTFADTQAALTVAESGAPDTFYFPRADVNMARLERSNHTSRCPHKGDASYFHLRTEDGIVENAAWSYEAPINGAEDIKGYLAFYASRVDRIDQTS
- a CDS encoding L-threonylcarbamoyladenylate synthase — encoded protein: MPDQPKQPGGMAGSPKARDSVGSGDERGNHGTPIDAAQIEHAAALLDAGELVAFPTETVYGLGGDAESPEAVARIYAAKGRPANHPVIVHLAPHGDPRYWVEQLPADAQRLIDAFWPGPLTLILKRAAHIPSAVSGGQDSVGLRCPSHPVAQALLDAFSARRGGHGGVAAPSANRFGHVSPTTAQHVRDEFGSAIHVLDGGASKVGIESTIVDLSRGFPALLRPGHVTPQDIAEVLGELPRLPDGSDATAPRASGTLKAHYAPRTPLALLPFDALEPLLAAARDAGERVALVARASRAGRWADADGVHFVAAPEDPHAYARDLYGLLRALDRANVARILIEQLPDTIEWIAVNDRLGRAAAAFEASASE